The region ACAAGTCAAGCTTTATAGTGCGACTTCCTTAATTCAGGTTTGGAGTGTGATCAAACAACATTCAGCCTCCCGTGAAGAGTTGATCGACTGGCTTAATGACTGTTGGCACGATAGAACGACTTAAATTGTCAATTAGGAAATAAGTAAATAAAAAATTATGTCAAGTCTAACTGCAGTTTCTCAATTTCGCCTAGTGGGCCAATTAGAAAGCTTTGTCATGAAAGAGGGTGACAAGGTGAAATATGTACGAATAAAGGTAATTGACCGGGAATACTGGATTAAAATCTCTAAAAAATTACGTCAACAAGTTGATCTGTCCATGTCTCCTGGAACTTGGCTAGAAATCATCGGAAACAGGGAACCAGACGGCAAATTAGGTCTATTTAAACTGGAGGCAACTACCCTCAAAACCCTCTCTACTCCTGATATTCCTTGTGCCACTGTATTGTCAGGAAAAACTGACAAATCTACTAATGCCCGACGAATTTTAGTCTGTCAAAAATCTGATTGTTGGGAACGAGGGGGTAAAAGAGTCTGTCAGCAGTTAGAAAAAAAATTAAGCGATCGTGGTTTAGGTGATCTCGTAGAAATTCAATTAACCGGATGTCTTAAACAGTGTAAAAAAGGCCCCAATGTGGTAGTTTTACCTGATAAAACCCGTTATAGTCAGGTGAAACCTTATCAAGTTGAGGAGTTATTAGATAAACATTTTTAACAAAAGATATGATCCCCCTAAATCCCCCTTCACAAAGGGGGACTTGTTTCCGGTAGTAACTGATAACAGTTAACTGTTAACTGTTAACTGTTAACTGAAATGACCCCTACATATTTTAACGATTAACCATTTTCAACCTAGAGGTTTTAAAACGGTTCATCCAACCTTCTAAATAAGCTCGATTTTCCTTTTGTTGTTGTAAATCTTTTGTATCTAAAGGATAAGGGGCTAAACCTTTAATAGCTGCGGTAGTCACACAAAACATTGACTTTTGGAAAGTTTCACAAATTTGCACCAATAAATCATCTTCTTGACGGAAACTTTGACGATAAACTTCATGAAGATAATCAGGCAAATAATGACTCATATCTTGCATTAATAAAGTAGGAGGAATTCCCGCACCTCCAATGGGTAAAGGATCTGCATATAATGCCCCATAAGTAAAGACAGGTTGCTGTTCAGGAATTTGATAAGCTTGAGCATTATAAGAAACAGTTCCAGGAAAGGGAGTTCCTCGGAAGAAAACTGCTTCTACATAGGGAACTGCGGTATCCATTAGAAAGGTTAATCCAACAGATTTAGGCAGGATATCATAAACTTTATCGGCAATTTTTACGTTATAAGTAATGGGTTTACTCGCATCTTGAACGAACCCATCTAAAATATGTTGAACCACATCAGAAATAGATTTAATTTCACCATTATCATAGCGATCAGAAAGGTAGAGAAACATATCAGCCATGACTCGCCAAAACTGTCCTAAACCACTGTAATAAGCCATCATTCTCATGTGTTCAGGGAGAAAGTCAGGAAAGGCTTTATCTAAAGCTAACATAAACATATTATTCTTAAATTTAGCTTGAATAACCTTTTTAACCGATGTTTTAAATTCGGGAGTATCTAAGTAAGCATCTAAGCCACCGCCTCCATGCCACATCATGGCTTTCATACAGTATTCTGCATATTCAAAATTAATCCGATTATGCCACCAATGATGCAATAATTTGTTTAAAGAAATGTCTCCATTAAAATATTTAAAAAAAGGAAATAATACTAAAAATTGATTCTCAGAAATATAAATCAAGTTACGGGAATAGGCATCTAAAATTACTCCATAACTTTTGAGAATTCCCACTACTTCTAGCACATTTTGCGGGGAGTCTTTGAGGAGGGCTTCTCCTTTTTCTAGACGGTAGATATACTCAGCTAAGGAATGACGAGAGGGTTCTAATTGAATACTAACCATAATTGCTGTTATCAGTCATTTTATCTAATCTTTCTATTATTCCTTTAATTGGCTTGTTTCGTCTACTCCTTCTCTTTGGTAAAAACAAAAATACATCATGATTAGTTATAATGTTGAGTATCAAATATATACAACAATAATACACATGAAAGAACAATCTAGTAATGTAGATACTCAACAGTTGTTAAAATTACTTGTTAAATATGATTGGCTTGAAGGTACAGTGTTAGGAATCGCCAAGCAATATCTAAAGGTTATGAAAATCTTACAAGAAGACAACAAGAAGTTCTTGACACTTATGCGCTAAATTTATTTGAAGGATTTGATTGTGAAGATATTTTTATGATTGCAAATATGGGATACGACGGAAAAAATACTAAGATTCTAGATTGTGCTAGACAAATCAAAGCAGAACTAGGGTATATACCTGACGATGATTCAAGAGAAGAAGATTTAGCTTGCAGGTGGGGAATAGAAGAAAGCTATAAATAAAGTTAAAAAATTTGTCTTATTATAAACGAGGATTTCTAATCAAATAGGTGATCAGTCCCCCAAGTAAAGCCCCAAATAAAGCTAAGCTTATCTGTTTCCAATTTTTGAGTTCTCCTACTTTCTCGGCCAAATCAGGGATTTTTTGCGATGAGGTTTCTAAATTTTTAAGTCTGGCATCAATAACCCCCATTTGTCCCTTAATCTCAATTTGTCCTTTTTCTAATGCGTCAAATCGAGAATTAATCAAGTCTCTTAGTTCCTTTAAATCATTCTCTGTAACAGTAGACATCGTGTTATTCTCCAACTATAAATTATTTTCCCTAAAAGCTGTCAAAAACCAGCCTTTACTACTCGTTATATAATCAAATCTTACCATCTTATTTTAAATATACCACCGTTACCCCTGATCCTCCTTCATTTTGCGGAGCTAACTCAAAGCGATCTACTTGAGGATGACGACTTAAAAATTCATGCACCCCCTGACGTAATTTTCCTGTTCCCTTGCCATGAATTACCCATAAAACCCCTGACATAATGGCGATCGCGATCGCTTTTTCTAAGTCTGACTCAGCATCTGCAACCCGACTACCCCGAATATCGAGGGTATTTTGAGAGGTACGAATTAAAGGCACAGTTTGAGGTTTAATGGGCTGTGGTGGGGGTGTAGTTGGTGTTTTAGCCTTAACTACCATTTCTACCTTTTTGCCGTCTAAAGACTCAATATCCGTGAAAGGAATGGTCATTTTCATCAGGCCAAAACGAACGGTTAATAATGCCCCTTCTGTATTTACTGTTAAAACTTCCGCCGTTTGACCTAAATTAGACAATCTTACTCGTTCCCCTACTTGAGGTTGATAACTCGGTTGACGTTTTTGAGCCTGGGGTAACTGACGTTGCTTAATGTCTTGTAATGCCTCACTTGCTTGTTGGGCTTTTTGTCCAGTTTGGTTTCCTTGTTGCAGTTGACGGATCACCTGGGCTATTTCTTCTTTAGCGATCGCGATCGCTTTTTGCACTTCTTGTTCTTGATACCTTTTTAATTCTTGTTCTCTTTCTTGCAAGGAAGAAGCTTTTTGAGATACTTCTTCATAAAATTTTTCAGTTTTTTGCAGTAATTTGCCAGCTTGTTGAGCTTTTTGTTCCTGTTCTCGTCGTTGCTCTTCTAATCCTGCTATAACTTGATTAATCTCCTCAGAAAAGCCCCCAATCTTGCTTCTGGCTTCCTCAATAATCTCTTGATCTAATCCTAACCGTTGAGCGATAGTTAAAGCATTAGACCGTCCAGGAATGCCCCACAACAGCCGATAAGTGGGCGATAGGGTACTATCATCAAATTCAACGGAAGCGTTCTCAAAGCGGTCATCTTCATATTTTAAGGCTTTGAGTTCTCCATAATGAGTCGTGGCAATAGTTAATAAGGCATGATCCGCTAAATAATGTAACAAGGCGATCGCTAATGCACTTCCTTCGGCCGGATCTGTTCCTGCACCTACTTCATCTAATAGTACCAGTGATGGGGTAATGGGGTGATGGGGTAATGGAGTGTGGGGAGTGTGGGGAGTGTGGGGAGATAGGATAGGGGACTGTAGGGGTTTAATATCATTAAACCCATCAGGACTTAAAGCTTCAATAATCCGAACAATACGGCGAATATGTCCCGAAAAAGTTGATAAACTCTGTTCAATTGATTGTTCATCGCCAATATCTGCTAAAATATCCCCAAACCAAGGCAATTCAACGGGTTCTCTGGCAGGAATAAATAAGCCCACTTTCGCCATTAATGCGGCTAAACCGATTGTTTTCAGGGTAACGGTTTTTCCCCCCGTATTTGGCCCCGTAATAGCCACAACCCGAATTTTAGGATTAATCAGTACATTAATAGGTACAATGGGGGTTCCTTGTTCATGGTTTTGTTGCCACACCAACAAGGGATGACGTAACTGTCGCAGGGTAATAGTTTCTCCTTTCCCTACGTCAATAAATCTAGGGATGTTTCCTTCTAACCACAAACTATAACGGGCTTTAGCCGTAGCTAAATCTAATATAGTAGCGATCGCCAACAAATAATCTAAGTCTTCTTGTACCTCGGCCACTTGTTCGGTTAACTTTCGCAAAACCGCTTCTTCTTCGACTTGTTCTTGACGGCGATATTGTCGTAGTTTATTGCCCCATTCCACAATAGAATGAGGTTCAATATAAAGGGTAGCTCCGGTACTGGATGTATCGTGAATAATGCCCGGAATTTGGTCTTTTTGAGGGGCTTTAACGGGAATGACAAAGCGATCGCCTCTTTGAGTTATTACCGACTCTTGTACTGCTCCTCCTTGTCGTTGTAAGATACTATGTAGTTTTTGGTAGATTCTCTCCCGAATTTCCTTGAGATTGCGGCGAATTTCTCCTAATTTGGGACTAGCCCGATCCGCAACCGTTCCTCCTTCCTCAATACAATGATGAATGGCTTGTTCTAATTCGGGATAAGTCCTGACATCAGTGACTAATTCGGTTAAAATGGGCAAATCTTCGTAATTTTCAATGACACGCCTTAGTCTTCTGACTCCTGCTAAAGTAGTCGCAATATTGAGTAAATCTTGTCCGAATATCAGCCCCCCTATTTTCGCCCTATCTAGAGATTCTCCAATATCATTGATCCCTTCAAATGACCATCTTGACTCTAAACTTTGCTCTAGACGATAAATTTCTTGGGTTTGGGCTAATAGTTCTTGACTTTCCTCTAAACTACCAGGAATAACCAATTTTCTCGCCGCTACTGTTCCTAGTTTTGTCGCAGCAAACGTGGCTAGATGTTGACATAATCTAGGCCATTCTAACAGTTCTAAGGTTTCTTGTTGAATCAAGGCAGGATCATTGGATAAATAAAGATTTTATTAACTCATTATAATCTTAGGCAGAAGAAACCGCTTCAACTTGAATCACAATAGTACTTGAAAACTATTTAGATCATGTTATTGCCAATATTTACAAGCAGCATAAGCTAAAGTAACAACTCCGGTAATAATAGCAGATTCATCTATTTCAAATTGGGGATGATGAAGGGGATAATTTTGTTTATTATCATAGCCTACTCCTAAACGAAACATAGAACCTGGAGCGTGTTCTAAATAGAGAGAAAAATCTTCTGCTCCCAGAGAAGGTTCCGGCAGAATTTCAACATACTCATTTCCCCAAGCTTCTCGACTAGCAGACTCCAGAATTTGGGTTAAAGCGATATCATTTTGTACCGAAGGAACTCCCCGACGATAATTCATTTCATATTTAGCATTATAAGTATTACAAACATTAGAAATAATTCCCTCTATCCATTGAGGAAGATTAGCATGAGTTTCAGGATGAAGCGATCGCACAGTTCCGGCCATTCTAACTTGATCAGCAATTACATTTGGGGCCCGTCCCCCATTAATTTGACCAATACTTAAAACGATGGGACGTAAGGGATTTTGCGTGCGACTAATAGCTTGTTGTAAAGTAGTAATAACTTGAGAAGCGATCCAAATCGCATCAATAGCCTCATGAGGACGGGCCCCATGACCTGACTCCCCTTGAATAAAAATTTCAATATCATCTGCGGCCGCAGTTAAGGCCCCATAGCGAATGCCCACAGAACGCGCTTTAATGGAAGGGAAGACATGAACCCCAAAAATAGCCTTAACATCCCGCATCGCACCGTCTTGCACCATCCAGCTTGCACCCTGAGCGATTTCTTCGGCCGGTTGAAACAAAAACCGAACATTTCCGGGCAAATATTCTGTAAACTGAGATAGAATCATCGCGGTTCCGAGTCCGACGGTGGTATGAACATCATGACCGCAAGCGTGCATAACACCTGGTTTACAGGAAGCAAATTCTAGGTTTGTTCGTTCCTCAATGGGTAACGCATCCATATCCGTACGAATAGCGAGGATACGTTCATCGGTTCCGCTTCCCTTTAACTGTCCCAATACACCAGTTTTCCCTACTGCTTCTCTAACATGAATTCCACAAGAGGAGAGAACCCCCGAAACATAGGCCGCGGTTTGATATTCTTGTCCACTGAGTTCAGGATGAGCATGAAAATGACGACGAATTTCAATTAGTCTAGGAGCTAAAGATTCAGCTAAGTCTTTAATTTGGGAGAGCATGGATATTAATTAAGATTCACTTTTAATTTAACCCACATTCCGCGAAATTGGAGTATGCTCAAGGCGATTTCAATCATCTCCAAAAATCCCCCTATTAAAAAAAACTTCAATGAGCAATCCTACCCCTTTAAACCTTGACCAGCCAACCTATTCCCTGAAACAGCTTACTCAGTATTTCCTCAAACTCGGAACCCTAGGTTTCGGCGGGCCGATCGCTCTGATTGGCTATATGCACCGGGATTTGGTAGAAGAGCGTCAGTGGATTTCTGAGGCCGCATATCAGGAAGGATTAACCCTCGCACAAGTTGCTCCTGGCCCCCTAGCCGCGCAATTGTCATTTTACTTAGGTTATGTTCACTATGGCATTTTAGGCTCGGCGTTAGTCGGTATTACCTTTGTTGTGCCATCATTTTTGATGGTAGTCGCTCTAGGATGGGCTTACACTCTTTACGGTGGTCTCAGTTGGATGCAAGCCGTATTTTATGGCGTGGGTGCGGCGGTAATTGGGATTATTGCCATGAGTGCTTATAAACTAACCCGTAAAACGGTGGGGACGGACTGGCTATTATGGGGCATTTATTTGGTGAATGCAGCAGCCACGATTATTACCCAGTCGGAAAGAATAGAGTTAATTTTAGGCGCGGGGGTATTGGTTTGGTTGATCAAATCCCCACCAAAAAAATGGTTCAGAGGCAACAAGTTAAATAGTTTGATCGGCTTTCCCCTCATCCCCTTTTTGGCCGCAGTTCCCACTGCAACACCCAGTTTACTCGGACAGATTTTTATCTTCTTTGCAACGGCGGGTTCTTTTGTCTTTGGAAGTGGTTTAGCTATCATTCCGTTTTTGTATGGTGGGGTGGTCAAGGATTTTCAATGGCTCAATGCTCAAGAGTTTCTGGATGCGGTGGCTGTTGCTATGATTACACCAGGGCCAGTTGTGATTACCACAGGATTTATTGGGTTTCTGATAGCAGGACTGCCAGGAGCTTGTATAGCGGCGATCGCTATGTTTATTCCCTGCTACTTGTTAACGATTATCCCTGCACCTTATTTCAAGAAACACGGCAAAAACCCCAGTATTTCCGCATTTGTTAATGGGGTAACTGTTGCAGCAACCGGAGCGATCGCCGGAGCAGTTGTGGTTTTGGGACAACAATCTCTGCGGGACATCCCTACAATTTTGATGGGACTTCTTACCTTGACTGTACTTTGGCGGTTT is a window of Aphanothece sacrum FPU1 DNA encoding:
- a CDS encoding CO2 hydration protein, translating into MVSIQLEPSRHSLAEYIYRLEKGEALLKDSPQNVLEVVGILKSYGVILDAYSRNLIYISENQFLVLFPFFKYFNGDISLNKLLHHWWHNRINFEYAEYCMKAMMWHGGGGLDAYLDTPEFKTSVKKVIQAKFKNNMFMLALDKAFPDFLPEHMRMMAYYSGLGQFWRVMADMFLYLSDRYDNGEIKSISDVVQHILDGFVQDASKPITYNVKIADKVYDILPKSVGLTFLMDTAVPYVEAVFFRGTPFPGTVSYNAQAYQIPEQQPVFTYGALYADPLPIGGAGIPPTLLMQDMSHYLPDYLHEVYRQSFRQEDDLLVQICETFQKSMFCVTTAAIKGLAPYPLDTKDLQQQKENRAYLEGWMNRFKTSRLKMVNR
- a CDS encoding (2Fe-2S) ferredoxin domain-containing protein, with product MSSLTAVSQFRLVGQLESFVMKEGDKVKYVRIKVIDREYWIKISKKLRQQVDLSMSPGTWLEIIGNREPDGKLGLFKLEATTLKTLSTPDIPCATVLSGKTDKSTNARRILVCQKSDCWERGGKRVCQQLEKKLSDRGLGDLVEIQLTGCLKQCKKGPNVVVLPDKTRYSQVKPYQVEELLDKHF
- a CDS encoding chromate transporter translates to MSNPTPLNLDQPTYSLKQLTQYFLKLGTLGFGGPIALIGYMHRDLVEERQWISEAAYQEGLTLAQVAPGPLAAQLSFYLGYVHYGILGSALVGITFVVPSFLMVVALGWAYTLYGGLSWMQAVFYGVGAAVIGIIAMSAYKLTRKTVGTDWLLWGIYLVNAAATIITQSERIELILGAGVLVWLIKSPPKKWFRGNKLNSLIGFPLIPFLAAVPTATPSLLGQIFIFFATAGSFVFGSGLAIIPFLYGGVVKDFQWLNAQEFLDAVAVAMITPGPVVITTGFIGFLIAGLPGACIAAIAMFIPCYLLTIIPAPYFKKHGKNPSISAFVNGVTVAATGAIAGAVVVLGQQSLRDIPTILMGLLTLTVLWRFGKKIPEPLIVAIAAIVGLVVYPLIYP
- a CDS encoding endonuclease MutS2, which produces MIQQETLELLEWPRLCQHLATFAATKLGTVAARKLVIPGSLEESQELLAQTQEIYRLEQSLESRWSFEGINDIGESLDRAKIGGLIFGQDLLNIATTLAGVRRLRRVIENYEDLPILTELVTDVRTYPELEQAIHHCIEEGGTVADRASPKLGEIRRNLKEIRERIYQKLHSILQRQGGAVQESVITQRGDRFVIPVKAPQKDQIPGIIHDTSSTGATLYIEPHSIVEWGNKLRQYRRQEQVEEEAVLRKLTEQVAEVQEDLDYLLAIATILDLATAKARYSLWLEGNIPRFIDVGKGETITLRQLRHPLLVWQQNHEQGTPIVPINVLINPKIRVVAITGPNTGGKTVTLKTIGLAALMAKVGLFIPAREPVELPWFGDILADIGDEQSIEQSLSTFSGHIRRIVRIIEALSPDGFNDIKPLQSPILSPHTPHTPHTPLPHHPITPSLVLLDEVGAGTDPAEGSALAIALLHYLADHALLTIATTHYGELKALKYEDDRFENASVEFDDSTLSPTYRLLWGIPGRSNALTIAQRLGLDQEIIEEARSKIGGFSEEINQVIAGLEEQRREQEQKAQQAGKLLQKTEKFYEEVSQKASSLQEREQELKRYQEQEVQKAIAIAKEEIAQVIRQLQQGNQTGQKAQQASEALQDIKQRQLPQAQKRQPSYQPQVGERVRLSNLGQTAEVLTVNTEGALLTVRFGLMKMTIPFTDIESLDGKKVEMVVKAKTPTTPPPQPIKPQTVPLIRTSQNTLDIRGSRVADAESDLEKAIAIAIMSGVLWVIHGKGTGKLRQGVHEFLSRHPQVDRFELAPQNEGGSGVTVVYLK
- a CDS encoding M20 family metallopeptidase; its protein translation is MLSQIKDLAESLAPRLIEIRRHFHAHPELSGQEYQTAAYVSGVLSSCGIHVREAVGKTGVLGQLKGSGTDERILAIRTDMDALPIEERTNLEFASCKPGVMHACGHDVHTTVGLGTAMILSQFTEYLPGNVRFLFQPAEEIAQGASWMVQDGAMRDVKAIFGVHVFPSIKARSVGIRYGALTAAADDIEIFIQGESGHGARPHEAIDAIWIASQVITTLQQAISRTQNPLRPIVLSIGQINGGRAPNVIADQVRMAGTVRSLHPETHANLPQWIEGIISNVCNTYNAKYEMNYRRGVPSVQNDIALTQILESASREAWGNEYVEILPEPSLGAEDFSLYLEHAPGSMFRLGVGYDNKQNYPLHHPQFEIDESAIITGVVTLAYAACKYWQ